The Anaerohalosphaeraceae bacterium genome includes a window with the following:
- a CDS encoding ComF family protein, with amino-acid sequence MQVFEHLGLFFRKRLRPWGQGAAAMLWPRQCLLCGAFPEEKTFLCRRCWQDFSRTTGQDYCRRCGLTVSPYGHLPEGCGRCEGQRILTDGILRVGQYDSVLRDLLLRLKFQERTELADFFGPFLRAVLESRSWGQVDYLVPVPLHWLRRLQRGFNQSYLLAKAMKGIDVPVSRDLVRVRYTRRQWNLTSAQRRRNVKGAFAVRKGHSFAGASVCLVDDITTSRATLNECARVLKRAGAQKVYALVAAVADTADFD; translated from the coding sequence ATGCAGGTTTTTGAGCATCTTGGGTTGTTTTTTCGAAAGCGGCTGCGGCCGTGGGGGCAGGGGGCGGCGGCAATGCTTTGGCCTCGGCAGTGCCTCTTGTGCGGGGCCTTCCCGGAAGAAAAAACCTTTCTGTGCAGACGCTGCTGGCAGGATTTCTCCCGCACAACCGGACAAGATTACTGTCGGCGGTGCGGTCTGACAGTCAGCCCTTACGGGCATCTGCCGGAGGGGTGCGGACGCTGCGAGGGACAGCGGATTCTCACGGACGGCATTCTGCGGGTGGGGCAGTATGATTCCGTCTTGCGCGATTTGCTGCTGCGGCTGAAATTTCAGGAAAGAACGGAGCTGGCGGACTTTTTCGGACCGTTTTTAAGGGCCGTATTGGAAAGTCGTTCCTGGGGGCAGGTCGATTACCTCGTGCCGGTTCCTCTCCACTGGCTGCGGCGTCTGCAAAGAGGTTTCAATCAGTCCTATTTGCTGGCAAAGGCGATGAAGGGGATTGATGTTCCTGTTAGCCGAGATTTGGTTCGGGTTCGATACACCAGAAGGCAGTGGAATCTGACGAGTGCTCAACGGCGAAGAAATGTCAAGGGAGCTTTTGCCGTCCGAAAAGGGCATTCTTTTGCGGGGGCGTCCGTTTGCCTTGTGGATGATATTACGACCAGCCGGGCGACGCTGAATGAATGTGCTCGGGTGCTCAAAAGGGCTGGTGCACAAAAGGTTTATGCACTGGTTGCCGCAGTGGCGGACACAGCGGATTTCGATTGA
- the murJ gene encoding murein biosynthesis integral membrane protein MurJ, giving the protein MVKGFRQIAFLTVISRILGMVRDMAFAYFFGRSDLFDAWTIAFKIPNLSRRIFGEGAATTSFIPVYSRYLEKDPKEANRLANTVLTAVFLILTAVVLLVWAGIWGYMQVGAELESTRRMLKLTAIMMPYMVMICLAAVMGGILNSHRHFAAPALAPVVLNIFLIGALVISGKGLGWPKEKMVYFTAWAVIAVGIGQLLLVAAPMKRYGVQIRPAWEIRSEGVRSILMLMGPMILGLTATQINTLADDIIAKSLSGSAEKGDSFLLFGQTIRYPVWAGTVSGLFYAQRLYQFPLGVLGVSLATAIYPVLSRTAAREDKTELLQTIRRGICGAFFIALPAAAGMILIGRPLVRVLFERGAFTAEDTRATAWILYCYSLGLCGYFCQQIVTRVYYAIGQSKRPAMTAAAAVGVNICLNLLLIWPLGAAGLAVSTALCSYLQAGILLAGLQRNFGKRIFEGWGSSFRKTVGCTILMTLAGGLVLYLLRGLPNKTFFELVRVGTVVIVCAGVYLLGSWQSGNEMLRLLTGRKQVAPAQPREEGKPEQ; this is encoded by the coding sequence ATGGTAAAGGGATTTCGACAGATTGCGTTTTTGACCGTCATCAGCCGGATTTTGGGGATGGTCCGGGATATGGCGTTTGCGTATTTTTTCGGGCGAAGCGACTTGTTTGATGCCTGGACGATTGCGTTTAAGATTCCCAATCTTTCGCGTCGGATATTCGGCGAAGGGGCGGCAACCACCTCTTTTATTCCGGTGTACAGCCGGTATCTGGAAAAAGACCCCAAGGAGGCCAATCGGCTGGCCAATACGGTTTTGACGGCCGTTTTTCTGATTTTGACGGCCGTTGTTTTGTTGGTTTGGGCGGGGATTTGGGGCTATATGCAGGTCGGGGCGGAGCTGGAGAGCACACGGCGGATGCTGAAACTGACGGCGATTATGATGCCGTATATGGTGATGATTTGTCTGGCGGCGGTGATGGGGGGGATTCTGAACAGCCATCGGCATTTTGCCGCTCCGGCGCTGGCCCCTGTGGTGCTCAATATTTTTTTGATAGGGGCGTTGGTGATTTCCGGGAAAGGGTTGGGCTGGCCGAAGGAAAAGATGGTTTATTTTACGGCCTGGGCCGTCATCGCCGTCGGAATCGGGCAGCTGCTCCTGGTGGCAGCGCCGATGAAGCGGTATGGGGTGCAGATTCGGCCTGCCTGGGAGATTCGCTCGGAAGGGGTTCGGTCGATTCTGATGCTGATGGGGCCGATGATATTAGGGCTGACGGCCACCCAGATTAACACGCTGGCGGATGATATTATTGCCAAGTCTTTGTCCGGTTCGGCGGAGAAGGGGGACAGTTTCCTTCTTTTTGGACAGACGATTCGCTATCCGGTCTGGGCTGGGACGGTTTCGGGCCTTTTTTATGCGCAGCGGCTTTACCAGTTTCCGCTGGGGGTTCTGGGGGTTTCGCTGGCTACGGCGATTTATCCGGTTCTGAGCCGCACAGCCGCCCGGGAGGATAAGACAGAGCTGCTGCAGACGATTCGACGCGGAATCTGCGGGGCCTTTTTTATTGCGCTGCCGGCTGCGGCGGGGATGATTCTCATCGGCCGACCCCTTGTCAGGGTGCTGTTTGAGCGGGGGGCATTTACGGCGGAGGATACACGAGCTACAGCGTGGATTTTGTACTGCTACAGTCTGGGGCTGTGCGGCTATTTCTGCCAGCAGATTGTCACGCGGGTGTACTATGCCATCGGGCAGTCGAAACGTCCGGCAATGACGGCGGCGGCTGCCGTTGGGGTGAATATTTGTTTGAATCTGCTGCTGATTTGGCCGCTGGGGGCGGCGGGACTTGCGGTTTCGACAGCGCTGTGTTCCTATCTGCAGGCGGGTATTCTGCTCGCTGGACTTCAGCGAAATTTTGGCAAACGCATCTTCGAAGGCTGGGGCAGCTCTTTCAGGAAGACGGTTGGGTGCACAATTCTGATGACACTGGCAGGGGGACTTGTTTTGTATCTGCTCAGAGGGCTGCCGAATAAAACATTCTTTGAATTGGTGCGGGTGGGAACTGTCGTGATTGTGTGCGCAGGAGTTTATCTTCTCGGTTCGTGGCAAAGCGGCAATGAGATGCTCCGGCTTTTGACAGGCCGAAAGCAGGTTGCGCCGGCACAGCCGAGGGAAGAAGGCAAACCCGAGCAATAG